A single genomic interval of Deltaproteobacteria bacterium harbors:
- a CDS encoding MinD/ParA family protein produces the protein MVDLFQQDGQLSSANGGTGGASGLESERSADAERSATAPVRVIAVTSGKGGVGKSVLSANLGLALAQRGRKVLMVDADLALANLDLMLGMNARSTVKDVLSNERGLEEVVVSGPEGVCLLPACSGDADLAEMDERRRLTLFNAIDAMEGRFDTVIVDTGAGIGSNATSFAAAAQQVLVVVTPDPASMADAYAMIKTLAVKCGVKQMYLAVNMASGPKEAEQVLGRLLGLVDRFLDVSVVPVGFIYRDEAVLQSVRSCQPLLVRYPAAAVSGAIRGMAGRLLAESPSESGWGGPRLFWKRLMGLAAQEAVL, from the coding sequence ATGGTCGACCTTTTCCAGCAGGACGGACAGCTCAGCAGCGCGAACGGCGGGACGGGGGGAGCCTCGGGGCTGGAGAGCGAGCGGAGCGCTGACGCCGAGCGCAGCGCGACGGCGCCGGTGCGCGTGATCGCCGTGACCTCGGGCAAGGGCGGGGTCGGCAAGAGCGTCCTCTCGGCAAACCTCGGCCTGGCGCTGGCGCAGCGCGGCCGCAAGGTGCTGATGGTGGACGCAGACCTCGCGCTGGCCAACCTGGACCTCATGCTGGGCATGAACGCGCGCAGCACGGTGAAGGACGTGCTCTCGAACGAGCGCGGGCTGGAGGAGGTGGTGGTGTCGGGGCCCGAGGGAGTGTGTCTGCTCCCGGCCTGCTCCGGGGACGCCGACCTGGCCGAGATGGACGAGCGACGCCGCCTGACCCTCTTCAACGCCATCGACGCGATGGAGGGGCGCTTCGACACCGTGATCGTGGACACCGGCGCGGGCATCGGCTCGAACGCCACCTCCTTCGCGGCGGCGGCGCAGCAGGTGCTCGTGGTCGTGACCCCGGATCCGGCCTCGATGGCCGACGCCTACGCGATGATCAAGACCCTCGCCGTGAAGTGCGGCGTGAAGCAGATGTACCTGGCGGTGAACATGGCCTCGGGGCCCAAGGAGGCGGAGCAGGTGCTCGGACGCCTCCTCGGCCTGGTGGACCGGTTCCTCGACGTCTCGGTGGTCCCCGTGGGCTTCATCTACCGGGACGAGGCGGTGCTCCAGAGTGTGCGCTCCTGCCAGCCGCTCTTGGTCCGGTATCCCGCGGCGGCGGTCTCGGGGGCGATCCGCGGGATGGCGGGCAGGCTCCTCGCCGAATCGCCGAGCGAGAGCGGCTGGGGCGGCCCGCGCCTCTTCTGGAAGCGGCTCATGGGGCTCGCGGCACAGGAGGCGGTTCTATGA
- a CDS encoding FliA/WhiG family RNA polymerase sigma factor: MNDGRESSDGRAEQYLPFVRKIATRIARRLPRSVEVEELVGAGTVGLMEALDRYDPAGGRSFETYAEFRVKGAIYDELRRNDPVNRAARSAQNRMESQAAQLTGQLGRPPEAEEMAKALQTSVSNVVGDLGRMEALKVVSLDADRLDLDDHEPSAEDQLHRQQAVGLMREALGRLNERQQMILNLYYVEELSLQQIGEVIGVTESRVSQILSQLRGQLRAQLVQVGV, encoded by the coding sequence ATGAACGACGGACGCGAGAGCTCCGACGGACGGGCGGAGCAGTACCTGCCCTTCGTGCGGAAGATCGCGACGCGGATCGCGCGGCGGCTTCCGCGCTCGGTCGAGGTGGAGGAGCTGGTGGGCGCCGGGACGGTGGGCTTGATGGAGGCGCTGGATCGCTACGACCCGGCAGGGGGGCGGAGCTTCGAGACCTACGCCGAGTTCCGTGTGAAGGGCGCGATCTACGACGAGCTGCGGCGCAACGACCCCGTGAACCGCGCCGCGCGCTCGGCCCAGAACCGGATGGAGTCGCAGGCCGCCCAGCTCACCGGGCAGCTTGGACGGCCTCCCGAGGCCGAGGAGATGGCCAAGGCGCTGCAGACCTCCGTGTCGAACGTGGTGGGAGATCTGGGGCGCATGGAGGCGCTGAAGGTCGTCTCTCTCGACGCCGACCGTCTGGATCTTGACGATCACGAGCCCTCCGCGGAGGACCAGCTCCATCGCCAGCAGGCGGTAGGACTGATGCGCGAGGCCCTCGGCCGCCTCAACGAGCGGCAGCAGATGATCCTGAACCTCTATTACGTCGAGGAGTTGAGCCTGCAGCAGATCGGCGAGGTGATCGGCGTGACCGAGTCGCGGGTGAGCCAGATCCTGAGCCAGCTCCGCGGCCAGCTGCGGGCACAGCTCGTGCAAGTAGGAGTGTAG
- the flgF gene encoding flagellar basal-body rod protein FlgF, giving the protein MANGIYTAVSGAVAQTQVLDVVANNVANLGTTGFKSDGIAFAEVLAQTAAKGDPSGGGQVQLAETRIDMRPGALRQTGNPLDVALEGKGFMALREGNEVLYTRGGAFRLTEEGNLIDPAGRMVLDDRSQPIQIPEGEEKLRIASDGTIQGKGGPIGTIRLVEFARPELLQRAGATLFVPQAGMTPEKAAATKVHQGYIETSNVNPVQGMTSLITASRAYEAFHRIISTFQTVDRKAATNLGDNG; this is encoded by the coding sequence ATGGCGAACGGAATCTACACGGCGGTGTCGGGAGCGGTCGCACAGACCCAGGTGCTGGACGTGGTGGCCAACAACGTGGCCAACCTCGGCACCACGGGCTTCAAGAGCGACGGGATCGCCTTCGCCGAGGTGCTGGCCCAGACGGCCGCCAAGGGGGACCCGAGCGGCGGGGGCCAGGTGCAGCTGGCGGAGACGCGCATCGACATGCGGCCCGGCGCTCTCCGGCAGACGGGCAACCCGCTCGACGTGGCCCTCGAAGGGAAGGGCTTCATGGCCCTCCGCGAGGGGAACGAGGTGCTCTATACGCGCGGCGGGGCCTTCCGCCTGACGGAGGAAGGGAACCTCATCGACCCGGCCGGTCGCATGGTGCTCGACGACCGCAGCCAGCCGATCCAGATCCCGGAGGGCGAGGAGAAGCTGCGCATTGCCTCCGACGGGACGATCCAGGGCAAGGGCGGACCGATCGGCACGATCCGGCTGGTCGAGTTCGCCCGTCCGGAGCTGCTCCAGCGCGCCGGCGCCACGCTCTTCGTCCCGCAGGCGGGCATGACGCCGGAGAAGGCCGCGGCCACGAAGGTCCATCAGGGCTACATCGAGACCTCGAATGTGAACCCGGTGCAGGGGATGACCTCGCTCATCACGGCCAGCCGCGCCTACGAGGCCTTCCATCGCATCATTTCCACGTTCCAGACGGTGGATCGCAAGGCGGCGACCAACCTCGGGGACAACGGCTAG
- the flgG gene encoding flagellar basal-body rod protein FlgG, with amino-acid sequence MLRALSTAATGMEAQQSKLDVVANNLANVNTAGFRKSRTDFADLLYETIRAPGTAAAEGREVPVGVQIGHGTKLVATQMDLGQGQLKQTDNPLDMAIEGDGFFAVSTPDGRTAYTRAGTFKTDSQGQLTTADGNILDPAVSIPADATKVTIGKDGTISALLAGQTQPTQLGKIQLVTFPNPAGLSRVGGNLFLPSQASGEAKQGAPGTNGMGTIAQGFVELSNVKVVEEMIELIVGQRAYEANSRVVRAADEMLQATSRMG; translated from the coding sequence ATGCTACGCGCACTCAGCACCGCGGCCACCGGGATGGAAGCCCAGCAGTCCAAGCTGGACGTCGTGGCGAACAACCTGGCCAACGTCAACACGGCCGGCTTCCGGAAGAGCCGGACCGACTTCGCCGATCTGCTCTACGAGACGATCCGCGCGCCGGGGACGGCAGCGGCCGAGGGGCGCGAGGTGCCGGTCGGCGTGCAGATCGGGCACGGCACGAAGCTCGTGGCCACGCAGATGGACCTCGGGCAGGGGCAGCTCAAGCAGACCGACAACCCGCTCGACATGGCGATCGAGGGGGACGGCTTCTTCGCGGTGAGCACTCCCGACGGACGGACCGCCTACACGCGCGCCGGGACGTTCAAGACCGACAGCCAGGGGCAGCTCACGACCGCTGACGGAAACATCCTGGACCCGGCGGTCTCCATCCCGGCGGACGCTACCAAGGTCACCATCGGCAAGGACGGCACGATCAGCGCGCTCCTCGCCGGTCAGACGCAGCCCACGCAGCTGGGCAAGATCCAGCTCGTGACCTTCCCGAACCCCGCGGGGCTCTCGCGCGTGGGAGGGAACCTCTTTCTACCGAGCCAGGCCTCGGGCGAGGCCAAGCAGGGCGCTCCGGGGACGAACGGCATGGGCACCATCGCCCAGGGCTTCGTGGAGCTCTCGAACGTCAAGGTCGTCGAGGAGATGATCGAGCTCATCGTCGGTCAGCGCGCGTACGAGGCCAACAGCCGCGTGGTGCGAGCGGCCGACGAGATGCTCCAGGCCACCTCGAGGATGGGCTGA
- the flgA gene encoding flagellar basal body P-ring formation protein FlgA has product MRSSAAALLAVLSLSGAVASAEVVQVQGPRVRLSDLLGSVAEDRDLGPAPLPGCRRRIARRQVLSLLGEARAGRLPDGWVVETRQQRLGCAELTTELKKALSEQLTDGIELKALDCPRAMTLPVGELKVSAKLLGGGRRAGRLPVAIELSVGEWSARRLTLTANVDGLIDTLVTTQAVTTASGVSAAQVKVEQRLASALPADALTKAEELEGHEVVGMVPAGSVLRRVHLKAIPLVRQGSSVTIAVILEGVQITSRGVARQDGKRNDVVSVLALASNRLIKARVLGPHLVAVDL; this is encoded by the coding sequence ATGCGCAGCTCGGCGGCCGCGCTGCTCGCGGTACTCTCGCTCTCGGGAGCCGTGGCAAGCGCCGAGGTGGTGCAGGTCCAGGGCCCGCGCGTGCGGCTCTCCGACCTGCTCGGCTCGGTGGCCGAGGACCGGGACCTGGGGCCCGCACCGCTGCCGGGGTGTCGCCGGCGGATCGCGCGACGTCAGGTCCTCTCCCTCCTCGGTGAGGCGCGCGCGGGGCGGCTGCCCGACGGCTGGGTGGTCGAGACGCGACAGCAGCGCCTCGGCTGCGCGGAGCTCACGACCGAGCTGAAGAAGGCGCTCTCCGAGCAGCTGACCGATGGGATCGAGCTCAAGGCGCTCGATTGCCCCCGCGCGATGACGCTTCCGGTGGGCGAGCTGAAGGTGAGCGCGAAGCTCCTCGGCGGCGGGCGCCGGGCGGGCCGACTTCCGGTGGCGATCGAGCTCTCCGTCGGGGAGTGGTCGGCGCGCCGCCTGACGCTGACCGCGAACGTGGACGGCCTCATCGACACGCTCGTCACCACGCAGGCCGTGACCACGGCGAGCGGGGTGAGCGCGGCGCAGGTGAAGGTGGAGCAGCGGCTGGCGAGCGCCCTCCCGGCGGACGCGCTCACGAAGGCCGAGGAGCTCGAGGGGCACGAGGTGGTGGGGATGGTCCCGGCGGGCTCCGTGCTGCGGCGCGTGCACCTGAAGGCCATCCCGCTCGTCCGGCAGGGGAGCAGCGTGACCATCGCGGTGATCCTGGAGGGGGTCCAGATCACGAGCCGCGGGGTCGCGCGGCAGGACGGCAAGCGCAACGACGTGGTGTCGGTGCTGGCTCTGGCGTCGAATCGGCTGATCAAGGCGCGCGTGCTGGGTCCGCACCTGGTCGCGGTGGATCTGTAG
- a CDS encoding flagellar basal body L-ring protein FlgH, with protein MSRFLLAALVLVTSACTNHIRPYTPKVRNYKPDRYASSADQHADGSLFNESSDTLFTHRRSSRIGDLVTVVVAESAAANDDAATEAGRSSELSFGVNSFFNAMTALKAAHPGIDPTKLISAMAKNDFNGKGATRRSGRLTATITSRIKRVLPNGDYYIEGHKALLLNEEESHLYVSGVVRPSDIQADNSVLSSVIADAQVEYTGRGPVADKQKPGWFSRFLDWIWPF; from the coding sequence ATGTCCCGCTTCCTGCTCGCGGCGCTCGTCCTCGTCACCTCGGCGTGCACGAACCACATCCGCCCCTATACGCCGAAGGTGCGCAACTACAAGCCGGACCGTTACGCGAGCTCGGCCGACCAGCACGCCGACGGGTCGCTCTTCAACGAGAGCTCGGACACGCTCTTCACGCACCGGCGCTCGAGCCGCATCGGAGACCTGGTCACCGTGGTGGTGGCCGAGTCGGCTGCGGCCAACGACGACGCCGCCACCGAGGCCGGGCGCTCGAGCGAGCTCTCCTTCGGCGTGAACTCCTTCTTCAACGCCATGACGGCGCTGAAGGCGGCGCACCCCGGGATCGACCCCACCAAGCTCATCTCTGCCATGGCCAAGAACGACTTCAACGGCAAGGGGGCCACCCGTCGGTCGGGTCGGCTGACCGCCACGATCACCTCGCGGATCAAGCGGGTCTTGCCGAACGGGGACTACTACATCGAAGGGCACAAGGCGCTCCTGCTGAACGAGGAGGAGAGCCACCTGTACGTGAGCGGCGTGGTGCGGCCGTCGGACATCCAGGCCGACAACTCGGTGCTCTCGAGCGTGATCGCCGACGCGCAGGTCGAGTACACGGGGCGCGGCCCGGTGGCGGACAAGCAGAAACCCGGATGGTTCTCGCGCTTTCTGGATTGGATCTGGCCGTTCTAG
- a CDS encoding flagellar basal body P-ring protein FlgI, with protein sequence MRRSSILVLLLLLLAAPDGARAARLKDVANIRGVRSNQLIGYGLVVGLGGTGDDQQVYFTLRSVQLMLRRLGVQAAEDKVFDLKNLRLRNTAAVMVSATLPPFARTGNRLDVTVSSLGNAKSLQGGVLLMTPMRGVDLKIYALAQGALSLGGFKAEGGTGSSVSKNHALVARVPEGALVEREVPSRFVQNDQVVVALQQPDFTTATRLASAINKELGGQPASSVDPGTILVRLPPSYKGRAMELASRLELVQVQPDAPAQVVINERTGTVVVGQEVRLSPVAVAHGNLTVEISEKFKVSQPKAAFGTGRTVVTPETKIKATEGSGSLQLIQGTASLSDVVRALNALNATPRDLVAIFQALAAAGALPAKLVVQ encoded by the coding sequence ATGCGTCGCTCTAGTATCCTCGTATTACTCCTGCTCCTCCTCGCCGCGCCCGACGGGGCGCGGGCAGCCCGGCTCAAGGACGTGGCCAACATCCGGGGCGTGCGCTCGAACCAGCTCATCGGCTACGGCCTGGTGGTGGGCCTCGGCGGGACGGGCGACGACCAGCAGGTCTACTTCACCCTGCGCTCGGTGCAGCTCATGCTGCGACGCCTCGGCGTGCAGGCGGCCGAGGACAAGGTCTTCGACCTGAAGAACCTGCGGCTGCGCAACACCGCCGCGGTGATGGTCTCGGCCACCTTGCCCCCCTTCGCGCGCACGGGGAACCGGCTGGACGTGACCGTCTCGTCGCTCGGCAACGCGAAGAGCCTGCAGGGGGGCGTGCTGCTCATGACGCCCATGCGCGGCGTGGACCTGAAGATCTATGCCCTCGCGCAGGGGGCGCTCTCGCTCGGGGGCTTCAAGGCCGAAGGGGGGACCGGCTCCTCGGTCTCGAAGAACCACGCCCTCGTGGCGCGCGTCCCCGAGGGGGCGCTGGTCGAGCGCGAGGTGCCGTCCCGCTTCGTCCAGAACGACCAGGTGGTGGTGGCGCTCCAGCAGCCGGACTTCACCACGGCCACCCGTCTGGCGAGCGCGATCAACAAGGAGCTCGGCGGCCAGCCGGCGAGTTCGGTGGACCCGGGAACGATCCTGGTGCGTCTGCCGCCCTCGTACAAGGGCCGGGCCATGGAACTCGCGTCGCGCCTCGAGCTGGTCCAGGTGCAGCCGGACGCCCCGGCGCAGGTGGTGATCAACGAGCGGACGGGCACTGTCGTGGTGGGGCAGGAGGTGCGGCTGAGCCCGGTGGCGGTGGCGCACGGGAACCTGACCGTGGAGATCAGCGAGAAGTTCAAGGTCTCGCAGCCCAAGGCGGCCTTCGGCACCGGACGGACGGTGGTGACGCCTGAGACCAAGATCAAGGCCACCGAGGGGAGCGGGAGTCTGCAGCTCATCCAGGGTACGGCCAGCCTCTCCGACGTGGTGCGGGCGCTGAACGCGCTGAACGCCACGCCGCGGGACCTGGTGGCGATCTTTCAGGCGCTGGCCGCGG